The following DNA comes from Pseudomonadota bacterium.
AACTGGAATATTTTTTAAAATCTTTTGCTGTCCCTTTGGGTAATATCAGCCTGTCAGATGCTGAGCAAAAGTGCCTTGCACTGGAATTCAACCAACTTGCTTGCCAGGCGTTAGAGGGACCTTGCCACTATTTTCTCTATCGTGATTACCAGTCTAAAAACCTGATGATCAAGGATGGAAGGCTCTGGTTACTTGATTTCCAGGGAGCCAGGCTGGGACCGCCATATTATGATCTGGCTTCATTGATCAATGACCCCTATGTCAGCCTGCCATTTCAGCGCAGAAATGAACTGCTTGATTACTATTACGAACATGCCGCCGGACCATTATCCCTGCCCTCACGCCAGCGAGTTAACCATTTCTTTGCCCTTTTTTCCTTAATCCGCTGCATGCAGGTTTTAGGTGCTTTCGGCTTTTTATCAGACCAGAAGAAACGACTCCATTTCCGCACTTATATACCCCGGGCTTTAAGTGATTTAAAGCGATTTGCTACTGATCCCCAGATAGCAGATGAAATTCCTGCCCTTGGACAGCTGATCTCAAAGCT
Coding sequences within:
- a CDS encoding phosphotransferase: MSASTSQTEIPPLLRNLIEAYLNSQAQNSVSFSSCCLAGDGSDRRYYRIQTCLDERQLIAVDALRGWGKYQQINGVRVCENHSFMYLAQHLSKLGFSVPHVLSCSLDSCYYLLQDLGTTTLYDLTKDGNWNADIRLYYRQALTLLIEMQQKAGIAFNPSWCYAGGHYDRELIISRELEYFLKSFAVPLGNISLSDAEQKCLALEFNQLACQALEGPCHYFLYRDYQSKNLMIKDGRLWLLDFQGARLGPPYYDLASLINDPYVSLPFQRRNELLDYYYEHAAGPLSLPSRQRVNHFFALFSLIRCMQVLGAFGFLSDQKKRLHFRTYIPRALSDLKRFATDPQIADEIPALGQLISKLSYTNLS